attatttgttctttttaatatttattgataaatataattatcaattaatttaataattaaaaatacatttcaagttttcaatttaaatctgggatttttcataattttttcaaaattaaaaacggccacatattttttcttttatgttaaaattaatttttgatccTTACCGCAGGGAAAATGAGCATCGGACATCGATACTAGAGTTTACTATAAAAACTTTCCTCTCTCAAGGAACCCATTACGTGTAAttttccaatttgtttttttttttttttttttctactcgaGTCGCCCTAATCAGAGGGAACCTGGCTTGATTATCAACGGACTGGATTCAAGGAGTATGACTTTTGGTTGACTTTTGACGAAGCGAACGAATGAGTAATCAACGACGTTGGGCCTTCATTATGTTACTGATCATTGACCTGGACCATGTTTCATGGGctgcttgtttttttaagtagaaATCGCGTTTtcagatttaattatttttactctaaattagtttttttatattttttattgttttgatatctagatattaaaaataatttttttaaaaatattaattttatatattttataaaaataaatatcttaaaaaatgacCGTTATCAAtgactaaaatttaatataggaGAATAATGGGTAGCCCAATTAGTgactatataatataaaattggaGTCAAGTTGAGGGACAAGAAGGCACTCACTCGTATAATAACAGAGCTTTACCATTTTCCTCTTCCTTTCCAAATCCATTCTATTTGGCTTTTCCCTCTATGTTTAGATCAGCAACTTTCCTTGATTCGAGCTTGACTGGtagttgtagttattttttaaataattttttatactaaaatatatataaatattttttttttatttttaaaaaattatttttaaaattagcatatcaaaatgatttaaaaatactaaaaatatattaatttaaaattaataaaatataaaaaaagtaaatttttttaaaaatacttttaaaatacaaaaaatcatttaatctCTTGGAGAAGCTAGGGGACAACCCAACCCATAGAAATGGTCCACTTACAAAAAAGTCTACGAAGAATGAAATGTCCTCGGTACGTATACGTATACCAACACCCTCTACATccactataaaattaaaaaaaaaaataaaaaaaacacagtacAACCGTACTTCTAAACCGTGCATGAACAAAATTTTACAAGCATATCCATCCCAAGCAAGAACTCTTTCGTTAACCCCACCCTTTCCTGGTGTTAAGGGTCATCTGTCTAATAAGTAAAACTCTTTTCTATTCCCATGAAGAAGAAGGATCTTACTGTATTTTGTCTGGCCTTGTATTATATAAGGAAGGCGAGCAGTCTCCACTTTATAGTATCATACCTTCTGTTTTAGTAGGATCGTAGCCTCTTTTGCTGCTTTTGTACAAGAAAAGAGTATCTTCAGTTCTATACCAATGGCGGCACGTCGTCTTCTCCTGGCATCCCTTGTTCTCTCTTGCTCTCTACTGCCTTGCTATGGAGCtgttctcttctcctctctgcAAAGAACTCTTGCAGTCACGGCTTCACCAACATCAGGACAAGGTAACGCAACCCGAAGTACTGTCttcttctttgctctttctGTTTTGCAACTCCTCAGTTCTCACAGTCCATCTTCTTTCTCTGTCTGATTTAGATAACCAGCCGTAGAACACCATCTTGTAGGTTTTATTGATTAACAAGGTCAGATTTTGTCAGCGTTTACGCGTTTGATGGCCGCGTGCTCCATTGGATATTCATCATgtcaaatattaagaaaaaacaataataaaacttcaaaatatatttaaattgttgGGTTTGTGGAGTTCATAATTGGGTTTcgttttaaaatcataatccaCGAGTTTATGTATGTTCTTAagtttactctcttttttcttctgttttttcattatacatCATAAGTCATCCTCCTTGAATCgtactaattatatatttaaatcagTCTAGGAATTGtactaattataaataaaatttgcagTATTGAAAGGTGGTGTAGACAAGATCACTGTGACCTGGGGGCTAAACCAAACCCTCACAGCCGAGACGGGCTCGACCTACAAGACGATCAAGGTCAAACTATGCTACGCGCCCACGAGCCAAGTAGACCGCGCCTGGAGAAAAACTGTAGACAGCATAAAGAAGGACAGGACTTGCCAACATGAGATCGTTGCCAGGCCTTACAACTCTGCCAACAAGACCTCCCAATCCCTCGAGTGGACTGTTGAACGTGACGTGCCCACCGCCACGTACTTCATACGTGCCTATGCCTATAACGCCGATGAGAGCGAGGTGGCTTACGGGCAAACAACAGATGCATACAAGACCACAAGTCTGTTTCAAGTGGAATCAATCACCGGCCGCCACATGACAATGGATATTTGCTCAATTTGCTTCAGTGTCTTCTCTGTTGTGTCCCTGCTTGTTTTCTTCTACATCGAGAAGAGAAAGTCCAAGAGGTCACAATGAAGTGAACAGGGCAGCAGATATCATATCAGACAATAAGCCCATGTAGCATTCCAAGTAGCGGGTgccatgttttattttcttaaatttgtgTTGAGCTTTTTATATTATCTGAACTCGCAGGAAATGTAGACTTTGTAGTGgggaaacaaggaaaagaaagtgGCTTTATTATGAAAAACTGAGCAGCTGATATATGGAATGGATAGCTTGAGTCAGCTCGGTTATTTTATCTTGACAAGtccttaagattttttatagctGTAAGAGAACCATTGACTTCCAATTCATTTccagaaagattaaaaaacagcAGCATAAAGAAAGAATTGCAACATGATCACGCCAGCTTAgcataattttgaagaaaaagcaGACAAGACAACATGTAGGGTGGACCAAAAATAACAAAGCGTCACGATGAAGATGTGGGTGATGGTGATCACATTTTCTATCTTCACGCAATGAAACATCTCTGGCATCATCCAAAGTATTACTCTATTTATTCTGGTAATACCTCCAACAAGTCTGGAGATGATAAAGGAAGTTGAGTTCTGAAAATAAGCACCAATGGAGTAACAACAGGCATCCGCGATCATGACAATTAAACATAAACAAATGAGAACGAGCAACAGAGACCATCAAGAGTAAATCGCAAATGTGTAGGGTATTCAATCTTGGACATTGATAGTAATCAACAGTTGCATCCATACCTCTTTTGGAAGGAGAAAGGCACAACACAATTGCCGAGTTGAGTTTAATGATGAGCTCTTCCATGGCtcgttaatttatttatttattccaatGCGGATAATATAATGTACAAATGAATGGCAgtttaaccaaataaaatgtaaaacttACAAGTCAGGTTAAGGATTAAAACACATTTCGGTGCTCTGAATCCTGTCGGTGCCAAAAAGCAGTAGCCTGTCGTCATAAACATTGATGTGTCCATATGCATCTGTGTTAGGAGGACACTCTAGGGCTGCTTCAAATGACCTGTGGTGTACTCCATGGGAATCAACTGAATACCCACCTTTGTGATCATGTCCAGAAAGGCAAGCCTTGACACAATTGTACTGGTGGATTACGTTCATTACTTCATCATAGTTCCATAGAAGTGCTTCTTGAGATGATGCAACAACATCCAAAGGCAGATGACAACAAACGATCACTTTCTGCTTCAGCTTTGTTGTATCCTGAAGTGTGCCATCCAACCATTCAAGTTGCTCTCTCCCAACAGCTCCATTGAACATTACAAACCTCCTTTCAAGGCCCAGCAATCCTGCTGGGCTGTTTTTATCTGAATTTGGGttctttttcaagaaattcTAGTGCTTGTAAAGTTTTAGAATGACCTTGAGGCCATCCAATTGCACTGATATCATAGCCATCCAGCACGATGATTCTGTATTCTGGAGTAGGTGAAAAATCATAGTAGGCAAGGCCATTGAGACCTGGGATCCTCAATAGTGGTAGTAATTTGTCACGGGGAAGATTGTAGAGACAGTGATTGCCAATCAAGTGATAAACAGGACCATTGATTTTCTGGAATTCATTATTTACTTTCTTTACAGCATCTAGAGATTGGCCTGGAGGGCATTTCCCATCCACAATATCCCCAAAGTTGATCACAAAGTTAAGATTCTGGTGGCTATTCCACTTTTGTACTGCCCTTTGCAATACATGGATGCTATGTCGATAATAGCGGGGAACACCAAGGAATGAATGACCATCAGGAATATCAGCAAACTGGACATCAGAGATTACACCAAATGAAAAAAGAGGTCGCTTCCCAGGTGGACTTACCAATCCATTTGTTGACCCCATTGTATCCCCAGCACAGATACCCTGTCAGGGGAAAAGATGATAGATCATCAGCCAAGGTCTTCCGAGTAATTGATTAAGAGAGAATGGAATCAGTATGGGTAAGGAGGAATCTCATAGTAAATGTGCTACTCATCAGGGTTGTGGTGTATGTGTTTTTCACAGGATCAAAATGACACAGACTTAGAATATATTTTGGGCAGGTGGTCAACCATGAAATATTTATCCAACCATCAAATCAAGTGGTATATGCTTATCCTATCCATGAACTTTCATGatggatttacaaagaaaaaaacatgtttaacacATATTGAGAGTTAATTCTATCCCTAAAGGAATTCTCAAAGGTAAAGAAGCAAAAGAATTGAACCATCATAGCTGTGCATACAAAAACCAGTATAGCTAAAGCACGTTCAACATGACTTGAGTCCACCATTTTGATCATTGTAAGAGAATTCAGTATGTCACAGACAATAGAGATGTAGGTGatcttttcttgatatttttttttccttctgtgGGTCATTAGAACTCAAAAGAAAGAACTTATACAGAACCAGGCAACACTCTTGAATCTTGCAAAAATTAGCAATGCAGACTGCTGTTTTAAAGGTTTTCAGGTATGCagaatcaaaaactaaaaaaaccacaTGTCCAGaacatataaaaactaatttgtcAAATCATATTTCCATTGCCAAAGGAAAATATGACTACATAGTCAAAGTTTTATATAAACATACTATCCAGAGAAACAGTATGATggcaaatattataaaatcaataataatctGATCAAGGAATTTCATATCCTGCACAGATTTTCTAGAGATACATCTGATCATAGTATAAGAAATCAATTCCATTGGATATAAAATGTCATGTGcctaaaaatctaaaacacAAAATTGGGGCATgcatttagcttctttttttcttttt
The genomic region above belongs to Populus alba chromosome 12, ASM523922v2, whole genome shotgun sequence and contains:
- the LOC118044772 gene encoding LOW QUALITY PROTEIN: manganese-dependent ADP-ribose/CDP-alcohol diphosphatase-like (The sequence of the model RefSeq protein was modified relative to this genomic sequence to represent the inferred CDS: inserted 2 bases in 1 codon) gives rise to the protein MVNSCSLWMVRIFMEIASYGICAGDTMGSTNGLVSPPGKRPLFSFGVISDVQFADIPDGHSFLGVPRYYRHSIHVLQRAVQKWNSHQNLNFVINFGDIVDGKCPPGQSLDAVKKVNNEFQKINGPVYHLIGNHCLYNLPRDKLLPLLRIPGLNGLAYYDFSPTPEYRIIVLDGYDISAIGWPQGHSKTLQALEFLEXKNPNSDKNSPAGLLGLERRFVMFNGAVGREQLEWLDGTLQDTTKLKQKVIVCCHLPLDVVASSQEALLWNYDEVMNVIHQYNCVKACLSGHDHKGGYSVDSHGVHHRSFEAALECPPNTDAYGHINVYDDRLLLFGTDRIQSTEMCFNP
- the LOC118044773 gene encoding high-affinity nitrate transporter 3.1, with translation MAARRLLLASLVLSCSLLPCYGAVLFSSLQRTLAVTASPTSGQVLKGGVDKITVTWGLNQTLTAETGSTYKTIKVKLCYAPTSQVDRAWRKTVDSIKKDRTCQHEIVARPYNSANKTSQSLEWTVERDVPTATYFIRAYAYNADESEVAYGQTTDAYKTTSLFQVESITGRHMTMDICSICFSVFSVVSLLVFFYIEKRKSKRSQ